A genomic window from Natrinema sp. HArc-T2 includes:
- a CDS encoding helix-turn-helix domain-containing protein, with protein MSLYEASFRVKHECPYRALSERYPDLTIREWYLSDCQVLEITSAETPTDELLADLEELGTILHRSIDESGLHVVTQACLCSLEESIIDRFEAHNCLYQPPTVHRQGWEHYTVIAFDEADVRDLIRDLEADRDIDVLSKTAISEQGIPHSMLAPVDRLFEDLTDRQLAALRLALESGYYEQPRQTSLRELADRTAVARSTYEEHLRKAENKLLTNAGEFLRMVTATAVSDPLRVEQSRAPERRAD; from the coding sequence ATGAGCTTGTACGAGGCCTCGTTCCGAGTGAAACACGAGTGTCCTTACCGGGCGCTTTCGGAACGCTATCCGGATCTGACGATCCGTGAGTGGTATCTGAGCGACTGTCAGGTACTCGAGATCACGTCCGCGGAAACGCCGACGGACGAGTTACTCGCCGACCTCGAGGAACTCGGAACGATCTTGCACCGATCGATCGACGAGAGCGGGCTGCACGTCGTCACGCAGGCGTGTCTCTGTTCGCTCGAGGAGTCGATCATCGACCGGTTCGAGGCGCACAACTGTCTGTATCAGCCGCCGACGGTTCACCGCCAGGGCTGGGAACACTACACGGTGATCGCGTTTGACGAGGCCGACGTGCGAGACCTCATCCGGGACCTCGAGGCGGATCGGGATATCGACGTCCTCTCCAAGACTGCCATCTCGGAACAGGGAATTCCCCACAGCATGCTGGCCCCGGTCGATCGACTCTTCGAGGATCTTACCGACCGACAGTTGGCGGCGCTCCGGCTGGCTCTCGAGAGCGGCTACTACGAGCAGCCACGACAGACGTCGCTGCGTGAGTTGGCCGATCGAACAGCCGTCGCCCGGTCGACGTACGAAGAACACCTTCGGAAGGCGGAGAACAAGCTGCTGACGAACGCCGGCGAGTTCCTGCGGATGGTGACCGCGACGGCTGTGAGCGATCCGCTCCGGGTCGAGCAGTCGAGAGCGCCCGAACGGCGTGCCGACTGA